In Coturnix japonica isolate 7356 chromosome 11, Coturnix japonica 2.1, whole genome shotgun sequence, the sequence AGAGAGAGACTGCactgggagagaggagaagcGCCCTTTCATTCATTCAGGGgctgccctgctggcactgcctatCGCATCCTCTGCCAGCATGGTCCTGCTCTCTTCTTCAGCAGATTGCCATCTCTCAAGGGTTGGTAAGTAACAGTGCACTTGCTGATGGAGAAAGATCTAGCAAACAATACTTATTATTCGCTATGCTTTCTTCCATTCTCTTCTTAAGTGCCTGTCTAGTTTTCCACACAACCCCAAGGAACTAGTCAGAGCAACAGGAACATACCACATCATCCTCACTGTTTCAGTAGAAATTACCTGCCCAATAAAACACCGCAGCGTTAAAGTGctggcatttattttgttaacaCAGATCAATACAAGGCAGTCAGTTGgtgttttcagaagcagaagtctCAGTGCACAAAGTTACCAATGGCTTTTCAAGATAATGTGAATTTAGCTTAGATTTGGCCATTTCCTAAGTCAGCGTAATCTTACTAAGTGCACCACGGAGCAATAAGcaaaaaacagtaaatataaCAGTTACAAATATATAACAGTAACAGTAGAAAAATAGCAACCTCTGCTTTTATAAGCCTATTTCACTTCACCAAAAGGATGGCTGAATTCCAGACTTACAGAACTTACAAACAAGTAGTGCGAAGCTGTTGCTTcttcaaataatatttcagtAGAGTCCAGAGCATAATTTCAGGttgaaataactgaattttTTAGACTTATTTTCCTCACTTCTTCAAACACAACACAGCTGATACTTGGAGCACATTTTGTACTTCAAGTCTGAGAtggacagaatcacagaatgacctgggttggaagggacctcaaggatcatgtagttccaacccccctgtctagcagggccaccaaacatacacatttactagatcaggttgcccagggccccgtccaacctggtcttgaacacctccaaggacggggcatccacaacctccctgggcagcctgttccaggacctaaccactctcctagtaaagaacttctccctaacatccaacctaaatcttccttcttttaacttaaaaccacttcccctagtcctgctattatcagccctttcgaagagtttactcccctcctgggagtaagttccctcCAGGTACTTtaggctgcaatgaggtcaccccgcaaccttctcttctccaggctgaacaaacccaactccttcagcctgtcctcataggggaggtgctccagccccctgatcatcttcctgtccctcctctggaccctttccaaaatctccatgtcttttttgtactgagggctccacacctggacacagtactccagatggggcctcacaagagccgagcAGAGAaagacaatcacctccctatccctgctgaccacccctctcctcatggagcccaggatcccatttgctttccaggctgccagagcgcactgctggctcatgttaagtttctcatctatcaggacccccaggtctttttcagccgagctgctctcaaggacaactcctcccagcctgtacaggtgcctggggttcttccggcccaattgcaaaaccttgcactttgccgtgttgaacctcattaggttcacccgagcccagctttccagcctgtcgaggtccctctgaatggcatctgttccctccaccatatcgaccgcaccactcagcttggtgtcatcagcaaacttgctgagggtgcactccattccctcatcgatgtcattaataaagatgttaaagagcaccggtcccaagacagacccttgggggacaccgctcgttaccggcctccacctggacatagagccattgaccaccaccctctgtctgtggcctttcaaccaattgcttatccatctagttgtccacccatcaaatccacttccctccaatttggagatgaggatgtgatgggggaccatgtcaaaggccttgctcaggtccagaataaaaaaatgttttcttttgaaggagATTTCAATGCTATCAGGTCTTTCTCCAAGTCAGGTAGCTTGTCTGATTGACACTAGGTTACTTCACGTAGATTGAGGAGTCCTGTGGTGAGGGAAGAGCTAATCACTGTTTTTGAAACCATAAAGCCAGATGATACATTTAATTTACTAACCAAATCCTGCAATATTAGCACTGAAAACACACATTGAAGTGATAAGAAAAATTCCAGTGACTGCCTGGCTTGTGAGATCACTGTAATATGGCATGGATTATGATGATGTCTCGGAGAACATTTTTGGCCATCCCCAAATCTCAGCCTCGATTCATTAGGCCAAGTGCCTCAAATAAGCTGTCGTGCATGAACACTTTTGACCCTCTTTCTGGTGCAGTGAGAAAACTTGATACCAGATAGGTCCTCTCCACCATTTCCACTTTAGTATATTCGGAATGCAGCACAACAACCTTGTagattctttattttaaagcatttctgaaactttTAGACATGCAAGTGTGATGGAAAATtctgaaattactttaaaaacaaacaaacaaacaaacaaaaaacccaaaaccaagCCAATTATTGTCACAGTCCTAGATGAGTCATTTCACCCTGCTTTGCTATTTTAACTTTCCCTAAACGCTACACGCCTTGCTACATTTTCAGCTCCAAATTTTTCTATCAATTTACTTCTGACATCCTCATCGTCCTTTTGCAATTCTAAATCATCCTCTCTGCTCCATATGGGGAACCCATCCAGGCGCTGCCCTGCCTGCAGATAGTACGACGTAGCCTCCACTTCCCCGCTGTTCTTCAGAAAGGCCTGTGTAACAGTGAGCAGGTCCGTGTGGAACTCCTCCATAAAGTGCTGGATAATTTGTGCCGCTTCTTCAGCCTTGCTGGAACCAGGGCaagtgcttgtttgtttcttttctccttgagCAGCGGGGAGAGCACAGTCCTCCAGCCCAGCTTTCAGCCCAGGCGCTGCTTCACCTGGAAACATTCCTACTCCATTTTGCATATTAAGTTCATCTGGAGTGTCTGAGGTGTCACTTCCCGACTACAAGAAAAGACATCAGTTAGTCAAGGTGGCTCCTGGCAAGTTTCTTTTATGCTGCTTTACTGCAAACACTGTTTCCTGCCATGACTTTCTACAGCATATAAGGTAATTACACTGTCTCCTGCCACGAATTTCTACAATATATAAGGTAAattacaaagcacagcaaaacttGGTGACCGAAACAATACAATAGCAAGGTTCTACAGGAGTACATAAAAGCATCAAATAGCGCGGTGTGCCCGCTTACCTCGGAGCTCTCAAACTCCCGGTTCGCGGCCTCGAAAATGCCCATCGTCGCCGCGGGCTCGTCCGTCCGCGATGTCTCTGCGGGAAGAGGCGCACGATGTGGAGCCGCAGCGGCACGCGGCGCATCGCccgccccccggcccggccccgcagctCACCCCGGTGCAGCGGCCGCAGGTGGCGCAGGTACCGGTCGCGCATGGCCTGCCAGCTGTGCCGCGTCAGCCCGGTGCACTCCAGCTCCTTCCACAGCGCGGTGCCGCTCACCCTCGCCCCGCTCCGCTGGCGCACGGCCCGCAGCAGCGCCGCGTCCTCCGCCTCGGTGAAAGGGAGGCGGCCGCGCGGGGAGGCGGCGACGGGCGCGGGCCCGCCGTGCCGGTACGGCTCTAACGGCAGCCTGCGGCCGCTCTCCACGCACGCCGCCACGTACTCGGTGGACACCGCCCCGTCGGGCGCCGGCTCCCCGGGCTGCGCCAGGTGCACGGCGCCCGGCTCCTGCACGCGGCACAGCGCCGCGCCCCCCGCCAGCAGCAGCGGCGCCAGGCGCAGCTTGTCCAGCCCGGGCCGGATGTAGAAGCGCATGGGGCTGCCGTCCTCCCACACGAACAGCCGCCGCGGCGCCGCCGCCATTTCCGCGCTCGTCGCGCAGGCGCCGCGATGCCGGAAGCGCGGGACGGAGCCGGGAAGATGGCGGCCGCGGCGGAGCGAGACGTAGACACGGCGGACGCTGAGTCGAGGCTCAGTAAAAAGTGAGGGCGGGCGGCCCGGCGGGGGCTGGGGAGGACGGACGGGGTCTGGCGGCCCGGGGCGCCCATCCGCTCCATTCATCCGTCGGAGCGGGCCGTGCTGAGCCCCGCCGTGCTGAGCCGTGCCGTGCTGAGCCCCGCCATGCTGAGCCCTTCTACGCTGAGCCGTGCCGTGCTGAGTCCCGCCGCCGTGCGGCTCCTCGGCCGGGCCCGGAGGGCTGCGCCCGCGCTCCGCTGGTGCCAGGTGTCTCCCGGCCGAAGCAGGTCGGTGCTCGGCGGTCCCGCCTCACCCGCCTCTTTCTTCACGAAGCGCTGAGCGGCGGAGCCGGGTCGCGGGTGCCGCGGGACGCGGGGCGGGGAGGCCGCGCCGCGAAGGCGGCTCCGTGTGTGTCGGCGGCGCGTGGCTTCGTGCGGGGCGCCCCTGCGGTCGGTGCGTGCGGGGAGCTGCGATCCGGAGCTGCGTCCAGCAGGGCGTGCTCCGCAAATGTTCGCACTGTCCATCCAGGTTCTAGTTCTGTATCTGTGTCTTttagagggaaagaaggaagctCTTGAACGTGTTTAAGCATCGTTTTAGTTTTTGTGCGGAGCAGGGCAGAATGATGGGGTTGTTTGCACAGTCAGTTCTTGGAGACCTGCCGCGTGCTGCCCTACAGAACTGGGGCGTGCACTGCATCCAGTTTCTTTGTATCTGACAGTGAACTGAAGAGACGTCTGAAGGCTGAGAGAAAAATGGCTGAAAAGGAggcaaaacacaaagaacaaagtGAAAAGCATCCCAATAAGCCTTTGGCTGCTGACTCAGAGAATAACGTTGGTGCTGATGAGGAAAGCTTGGATCCAAATGTGAGTGCTTAATActgttctaaaaataaatggtacTGATTTAcgtttatttttattcagagcAAAGCAAGTAGTTAAAATAGAGAGTGACCTACGTATTTTTAAATCcagctgtgttttaatttgcagtCTGTAAAATACTTTGAGGCTCTAACAAAAtcacttggttttgttttttcttgtgacAGCAATATTACAAGATCCGTAGTCATGCAATCCAGCAGCTGAAGGGCACCAATGAAGATCCTTACCCCCACAAGTTCCATGTAGACTTATCTCTCTCAGATTTTATAGAGAGGTACAGTCACTTACAGCCGGGAGATCACCTGACAGATATTACAGTGAGAGTGGCAGGTAAGGTATAATGTAGGATTCAGGAAGATGGTCTGTTGCTTTGCAGAGACAAGTTCTAGGTGATTCTAGAGATGGGATGGTCCCTTCAAATTTTGCTGATCTTGCAGTTCTTCTCTGGCTTGAAGCGAAGTCTGAAGCAGTTTTGGGCTATTCAACATAGGACCTTTCAGACTGAGCAGACTGCATCAGTCCTTATAAGCAGAAGATCAGATAGTGATTTGGGCTTCAGGACCCCCAAAGCTCGCGTGAACTTTTGTGCAGTCTTAGTAGTTTTGAGCTTTTAACTGCTTCTTTCACACTTAGCAATCAGTGCAGGGCTGATGATCTTTTATCTAAGTGGTAATGTTGTGGCTTTTGCTTCTATATCATGAAATCGTAGAAtgaatcataggatggtttgggttggcagggaccttcaagatcatctagttccaatcctcTGCTATAAGCAGGggcacctccctctagaccagtttgctcacagccccatccagcctggccttgaatgcttccaagatGGAGCatgcacagcctctctgggcagcctttccCTTTGTCTCATTACCCTCACAGCCAAGAATTTCTTCTTACTATCTAGTCTAcattcttccagtttaaaaccatttctcctcgTCTGGTCACTACCTGCCCTGATAAAAAGGCCCTTTGCAAGTTgcctgtaggctcccttcagttactggaaggccactattctgttctccaggctgaagagccccacctctcagcctgtctccatagaggaggtgctccagatctctgatcatctttgtggccctcctctggtcctgctccaacagctgcaTCCTTTTAGGGACATGTTTCCCAGTGACCTGTGTTCTTTTGCTGTTTAGGTCGTATCCATGCAAAGCGTGCCTCTGGAGGGAAACTGATTTTCTACGATCTTCGTGGTGAAGGAGTCAAGTTGCAGGTCATGGCGAATTCCAGGTATGTAGAAGTATTCCTATTAGCATTCCAAACTGAACTGCATTCTAGGGCTTAAGAGATCTGTGTTTTCAACTCTGTTCCAGTAGGGATGGGCTTGGTCAGTTAATGTTTCGTTTTGGGTGTTATCAGTCCTTGGCTTTCCTCTTACCTTTTTTAAGAATTCAGTCTAAGAGATGTGCAAGACAACTGGAATGTTAAATTTTAAGCAAGACTGCTTAACCTAAATTTTGTGGTTGCAGGCTTTACAAGTCTGAGGAAGAATATTTCCGTATTAATAACAAACTGCGTCGTGGGGACATTATCGGTGTAGTGGGAAATCctgggaaaacagagaaaggagaactgaGTATTATCCCTTATGAAGTAACTCTTTTATCTCCATGCCTACACATGTTGCCTCATCTTCACTTTGGCCTCAAAGACAAGGTACCTGTCGTACTTGCCACTTTTTGAGGTGATTTGACAGATAGTTTTGAttgaattatattttatatttgctaATGATATTAGTGAGCAAAGAAccatcttgttttgtttttgtactcttcattttgttttttgacagtCCATTTTCTAGTGTgttctaaaaatatttctttcaggaAACTAGATATCGACAGAGATATTTGGATTTAATTCTTAATGACTATGTGAGGCAGAAGTTTATAACTCGTGCAAAGATCGTGACATATATTCGGAGCTTTCTGGATGAACTGGGCTTCCTTGAGGTGaggcttctttgtttttttctgtccagTGCTCTGAATGTATTTGGAGCTTCTCAGTTTCAGGGATACTTTGTATTCAAGTTTTTCTAAAGTGAGAGTAATTATCTCAGCACAGTGTCTTTTATCACTTTACAGTAATAGAATCTggagtggttttgtttttctttctttttgaagttaTGGGACAGATGCTTGCTCGTACTTTACTAATTGAATACCCTTTCATGACGTTGCCTCAtagacaaagcagaagcaatggGCGCAATAAAAATGTTGATACTGTCTCTTTCTGTATCCTTCTAGACAAAATCAGTCACAATGTGATGAGTGCATAGCTTTCTGAAGTGTTGGGCTCAAAGAGGTGTAGTAAATGAGATAACATCAAGTTGGCAGCCAGTCACCTAGTGGTGTTCCCAAGGGCTCAGCTTTAGGGCCAGTTATCTTCAATACTTTTTATCAGTGATCTGGACGCAGTAGTTAAGTACTCCCTCATATCCCTTGAGAGTGGAGAAGCCTTACAGAGTGAGCTTAAAGCAGTGTTGAGGGACATTCAGATCGGCTATTAGGGAAAAATTATTTGCTATGAGATaagtcaggcactggaacaggcacCCCAGGAAAGCAGTCATGTCCCCAAGCTTGcctgtgttcaagaaacatttaaattgtGCTCTTAGATATATGGTTTAACTCTTAGATTGCCATGTGGGGAGTtaggggttggactcagtggttCTCCCGGGTCCCCTCCATATTAtgatattctgtaattctaaaCAGTGACTTAAGTGACTTGTCTTTATTGGCTGCATGGGAGAAGTGGCCTTCAAAATTGTTTTCGTACACTAATGttgaagaataaatgaaatgcataaatgataaataattatatttaataattaatgcataaataaaaataaatgcataaatgataaatgattttcattaaaGTTAATTGTGGGTAGTTGGTTTGCTGGTATTGCAGAGTTCTActgtagaaacagaaatgtCCTAGGAATGAAAGCAGGGCATGTATTCAGGGAGAAGCCTGGAAACATTTATGCCaatgttaattttctttcttttgttgttattttacaGATTGAAACTCCTATGATGAATATAATTCCAGGTGGAGCTATGGCGAAACCTTTTATCACATACCACAATGAACTGGATATGAAGTTGTATATGAGGATTGCTCCAGAGCTTTACCATAAGGTAAAACACAAGCCTCTTATGGTTAAGCATATATTCTCCAAATTGTTGTGATATCACACGATCACtgaatggttgaggttggaagggacctctggaggtcatctggtccaaacACCATATTCAATCAGGGACCCCTGCAGCAGGTTACCCAGGACTGTATACAAATTGCTTCTGAATGTTTCCATAGAGGGAGATTACACAACCTCTCACAGGAACCTGTGCCACTCTTAGTCACCCATATTTTGCTGAATAGTTTCTAATGTTCAAATTTagtctgctgtgtttttgtttgtgacCACTGTCACTAGACATCACTGAAATGAGCTTGGCTCAATCTTCAAGCTCTTCCTTCAGAT encodes:
- the KARS1 gene encoding lysine--tRNA ligase isoform X2 is translated as MPEARDGAGKMAAAAERDVDTADAESRLSKNELKRRLKAERKMAEKEAKHKEQSEKHPNKPLAADSENNVGADEESLDPNQYYKIRSHAIQQLKGTNEDPYPHKFHVDLSLSDFIERYSHLQPGDHLTDITVRVAGRIHAKRASGGKLIFYDLRGEGVKLQVMANSRLYKSEEEYFRINNKLRRGDIIGVVGNPGKTEKGELSIIPYEVTLLSPCLHMLPHLHFGLKDKETRYRQRYLDLILNDYVRQKFITRAKIVTYIRSFLDELGFLEIETPMMNIIPGGAMAKPFITYHNELDMKLYMRIAPELYHKMLVVGGLDRVYEIGRQFRNEGIDLTHNPEFTTCEFYMAYADYHDLMEITEKLLSGMVKHVTGSYKITYHPDGQDGQAYEIDFTPPFRRISMVDELEKTLGVKFPSTESFETEETRRFFDDLCTVRDVECPPPRTTARLLDKLVGEFLEVTCINPTFICDHPQIMSPLAKWHRVHRGLTERFELFVMKKEVCNAYTELNDPFQQRQLFEDQAKAKAAGDDEAMFIDENFCTALEYGLPPTAGWGMGIDRLAMFLTDSSNIKEVLLFPAMKPEDKKKDGPPEKPDEGTSV
- the KARS1 gene encoding lysine--tRNA ligase isoform X1, whose translation is MLSPSTLSRAVLSPAAVRLLGRARRAAPALRWCQVSPGRSSELKRRLKAERKMAEKEAKHKEQSEKHPNKPLAADSENNVGADEESLDPNQYYKIRSHAIQQLKGTNEDPYPHKFHVDLSLSDFIERYSHLQPGDHLTDITVRVAGRIHAKRASGGKLIFYDLRGEGVKLQVMANSRLYKSEEEYFRINNKLRRGDIIGVVGNPGKTEKGELSIIPYEVTLLSPCLHMLPHLHFGLKDKETRYRQRYLDLILNDYVRQKFITRAKIVTYIRSFLDELGFLEIETPMMNIIPGGAMAKPFITYHNELDMKLYMRIAPELYHKMLVVGGLDRVYEIGRQFRNEGIDLTHNPEFTTCEFYMAYADYHDLMEITEKLLSGMVKHVTGSYKITYHPDGQDGQAYEIDFTPPFRRISMVDELEKTLGVKFPSTESFETEETRRFFDDLCTVRDVECPPPRTTARLLDKLVGEFLEVTCINPTFICDHPQIMSPLAKWHRVHRGLTERFELFVMKKEVCNAYTELNDPFQQRQLFEDQAKAKAAGDDEAMFIDENFCTALEYGLPPTAGWGMGIDRLAMFLTDSSNIKEVLLFPAMKPEDKKKDGPPEKPDEGTSV
- the TERF2IP gene encoding telomeric repeat-binding factor 2-interacting protein 1, which gives rise to MGIFEAANREFESSESGSDTSDTPDELNMQNGVGMFPGEAAPGLKAGLEDCALPAAQGEKKQTSTCPGSSKAEEAAQIIQHFMEEFHTDLLTVTQAFLKNSGEVEATSYYLQAGQRLDGFPIWSREDDLELQKDDEDVRSKLIEKFGAENVARRVAFRES